In Oscillatoria acuminata PCC 6304, a single window of DNA contains:
- a CDS encoding HlyD family efflux transporter periplasmic adaptor subunit: MKSAVFDQPVILERPPIWSSVFIWLIMGMTASGVAWAAWAQIDQSVATSGKLEPQGAIVEVKPPTSGVVREIHVQGGQLVKKGQLLLTLDPTSPEADVESLKQQRDALMRENQFFTAALSGNTVGEAGSELENLTKLRANLISETQFLQAQLNGAAVASNGGDFDLNQQQLLIASRNESQSREQAVSLRVDELEKQLNQVNNQIPTAQGQIAISQGQLETARRQLESAQRQLPNVSDQLENSKRQFVASQQRLENAKQDLPKARERLENARRQLPRALEQLETARRQIPTARAQLETAKQGLSVNQSIMGRIQPVVAEGALSELQEERQEQEILRSQAEVSNREAELLSRQQQLAAQEAQILTQQNEISSREAEVLRSEDEIARREEELLRFRSEISARESEILRAENEIAAREGEILRLQNEVLSRSAEVDRLLSEQERLNVAMSRSRQEVQNTRAISQRDVLTRIADNQKRIADINGQLSRLKLENDKRISQIDGQLAKANLELQYQELKAPVDGYVFDLKPNSPGFVTLAQSPEPLLKIVPNNELEASMYIQNQDIAMVLDALRKSRAEGQPGVPVEISIEAFPATEYGTVRGTLTSIGSDVLPPDETRRFYAFPATITLDSETFLLNNGLQVELQSGMAVQGNIKIGRRSVLQIFLSRMTNQTRSIETVK; encoded by the coding sequence ATGAAATCAGCAGTTTTCGACCAACCCGTTATCTTAGAACGCCCCCCGATTTGGTCTAGTGTCTTCATCTGGTTAATTATGGGGATGACCGCTTCCGGTGTTGCCTGGGCAGCTTGGGCACAAATTGATCAATCCGTTGCCACCTCTGGTAAATTAGAACCCCAGGGGGCGATAGTTGAAGTGAAACCCCCCACCAGTGGGGTGGTGCGGGAAATTCATGTTCAAGGCGGCCAGTTGGTGAAAAAAGGCCAACTCTTGCTGACCTTAGACCCCACCAGTCCTGAAGCTGATGTGGAGTCTCTCAAGCAACAACGAGATGCCCTGATGCGAGAAAACCAGTTTTTTACAGCCGCACTCAGTGGGAATACCGTAGGAGAAGCGGGTTCAGAACTGGAAAATCTGACCAAACTCCGAGCGAATTTAATTTCGGAAACACAATTTTTACAAGCACAACTCAATGGGGCCGCTGTCGCCAGCAATGGAGGTGACTTTGACCTCAATCAACAGCAATTACTAATCGCCTCTCGAAACGAATCTCAGTCGCGGGAACAAGCGGTGTCATTACGGGTAGATGAGTTGGAAAAACAACTCAACCAGGTGAACAACCAAATTCCCACGGCTCAAGGTCAAATTGCCATCTCCCAAGGACAATTAGAAACCGCCCGCAGACAATTAGAAAGCGCCCAGCGGCAATTGCCCAACGTCAGCGACCAATTGGAGAACTCTAAAAGACAATTTGTGGCATCGCAACAACGTCTAGAAAATGCCAAACAAGACCTCCCGAAGGCTCGGGAACGGTTGGAAAATGCCCGTCGCCAGCTACCCAGGGCCCTGGAACAACTCGAAACTGCTCGGCGACAAATACCGACCGCTCGGGCGCAACTGGAAACGGCAAAACAGGGCCTCTCCGTGAATCAAAGTATTATGGGCCGGATTCAACCTGTGGTGGCAGAAGGGGCATTGTCTGAACTGCAAGAAGAGCGCCAGGAACAAGAAATTTTGCGCTCTCAAGCGGAAGTGTCTAATCGGGAAGCGGAATTGTTGAGTCGCCAGCAACAACTTGCTGCCCAGGAAGCTCAAATTCTGACCCAGCAAAATGAAATTTCCTCTCGGGAAGCCGAGGTCCTACGAAGTGAAGATGAGATTGCCCGACGGGAAGAGGAACTTTTGCGTTTTCGGAGTGAAATTTCGGCTCGGGAATCAGAAATTTTACGGGCTGAAAATGAGATTGCGGCAAGGGAAGGAGAAATTTTGCGCCTGCAAAATGAAGTGCTTTCTCGTTCTGCCGAAGTCGATCGCCTTTTGAGTGAACAAGAGCGGCTGAATGTAGCGATGTCGCGATCGCGTCAAGAGGTCCAAAATACCCGAGCCATTTCTCAGCGCGATGTGTTAACCCGCATTGCCGACAATCAAAAACGAATTGCGGATATTAATGGACAACTCAGCCGCTTAAAACTAGAAAATGACAAGCGGATTTCCCAAATTGACGGACAGTTAGCCAAGGCCAATTTGGAACTCCAGTATCAAGAACTCAAGGCTCCAGTGGATGGGTATGTGTTTGATTTGAAACCCAATTCTCCCGGATTTGTCACCCTAGCCCAATCCCCGGAACCGCTCTTAAAAATTGTTCCGAATAACGAACTCGAAGCATCGATGTATATCCAGAACCAAGATATTGCAATGGTGTTAGATGCTCTGCGAAAGAGTCGAGCGGAAGGACAGCCTGGAGTCCCGGTTGAGATTAGTATCGAAGCTTTCCCGGCGACAGAATATGGTACGGTTCGGGGGACTTTAACCTCGATTGGTTCTGATGTGTTGCCTCCCGATGAAACCCGA